The following proteins come from a genomic window of Shewanella halifaxensis HAW-EB4:
- the flgK gene encoding flagellar hook-associated protein FlgK, whose product MSLDLMNIARTGVLASQSQLAITSNNIANANTAGYNRQVVSQSALDSQRMGNEFYGAGTYVSDVKRVYNDYATRELRIGSTAVSESQTTFSKMSQLDQLFSQMGKAVPQGLNDFFASMNALADIPNDMGLRGSFLTSANQLANSVNQMQSHLDSQMTQTNDQISAVTDRINEISNELGSINRELMKSQGQDMQLLDKQDALILELSEYASVNVIPLESGAKSIMLGGSMMLVSGEMSMQVGTAPGDPYPNELQITAQSGSKSMIVDASKMGGQLGALVNYRDETLIPSQMELGQFALGVSDAFNQAQAQGFDLNGQVGANIFTDINDPSMQLGRVGALSSNTGTANLSVNIDDVGSLTGSSYELKFTAPSTYELKDAVSGNITPLTLNGTKLEGANGFSINIDAGALASGDTFEIRPTSSAAVSLSVEMTDAKGIAAAGAKITADAANTGNSQVSLVSIDKRTETGFPVTGAELTFEIDPSTTPPSYEVFDVDGASLGADTYTPPTISSHGFTFEIDSTATAAEKFTFDLSFAEGDNTNMVSMAKLSEAKLMNGGKTTLTDVFENTTIDVGSKTKSAEISMGSAEAIYKQAYTRVQSVSGVNLDEEAANLMRFQQSYQASARIMTTANEIFNTLFSSLR is encoded by the coding sequence ATGTCTTTAGACTTAATGAATATTGCTCGCACCGGCGTGTTGGCCTCACAGTCACAACTGGCGATTACCAGTAATAACATCGCTAATGCTAATACCGCAGGTTACAACCGTCAGGTGGTATCTCAGTCGGCGCTAGATTCACAGCGCATGGGCAATGAATTTTATGGCGCAGGTACTTATGTGTCTGATGTTAAACGCGTCTATAACGATTATGCTACACGGGAACTGCGCATAGGCTCTACCGCTGTCAGTGAATCACAAACCACCTTTAGCAAGATGAGTCAGCTTGACCAGCTATTCTCGCAAATGGGAAAAGCTGTGCCGCAGGGGCTAAATGATTTCTTCGCCAGCATGAATGCCTTAGCAGACATTCCTAATGATATGGGGCTGCGTGGTTCGTTTTTAACCAGTGCGAATCAGTTAGCCAATAGCGTTAATCAGATGCAGAGTCATCTTGATAGCCAAATGACCCAAACCAATGATCAGATCTCCGCTGTTACCGACCGAATCAATGAGATCAGTAATGAGCTTGGTAGTATCAACCGTGAGTTGATGAAGTCTCAGGGTCAAGATATGCAGTTGCTAGATAAGCAAGATGCCTTGATTTTAGAGCTCAGTGAGTACGCATCCGTTAACGTAATACCGCTAGAATCTGGTGCCAAGAGCATTATGCTCGGAGGCTCGATGATGCTGGTATCGGGCGAAATGTCGATGCAAGTGGGCACAGCACCGGGCGACCCCTACCCGAATGAGTTACAGATCACTGCGCAATCGGGCAGCAAGAGCATGATTGTCGATGCGAGTAAAATGGGCGGCCAGTTAGGTGCGTTAGTTAATTATCGCGATGAAACCTTGATCCCGTCACAGATGGAGCTTGGGCAATTTGCTTTAGGCGTTAGTGATGCGTTTAACCAAGCGCAAGCGCAAGGCTTCGACTTAAATGGCCAAGTGGGCGCTAATATCTTTACCGACATCAACGACCCATCGATGCAATTAGGTCGTGTAGGTGCATTATCAAGCAATACCGGTACAGCCAATCTAAGCGTTAATATTGATGATGTAGGCAGTTTAACTGGCAGCAGTTATGAACTTAAGTTTACTGCGCCATCAACCTATGAGCTGAAAGATGCCGTCAGCGGCAATATTACGCCGCTAACACTTAACGGCACAAAACTCGAAGGCGCTAACGGCTTTAGCATCAATATCGATGCCGGTGCACTGGCCTCTGGGGATACCTTTGAAATCCGTCCAACCTCAAGTGCAGCGGTTTCATTATCGGTTGAAATGACCGATGCCAAAGGTATTGCTGCAGCAGGGGCAAAGATCACCGCCGATGCGGCAAATACTGGCAATAGCCAAGTTAGTTTAGTCAGCATTGATAAAAGAACTGAAACGGGCTTTCCTGTAACAGGCGCCGAACTTACCTTTGAAATTGATCCTTCTACAACGCCGCCAAGCTATGAAGTGTTTGACGTTGATGGCGCATCCCTTGGTGCGGACACTTATACACCGCCAACAATCAGCTCGCATGGTTTTACCTTCGAGATTGATTCAACTGCGACCGCCGCAGAGAAGTTCACCTTCGATTTGTCATTTGCCGAGGGCGATAACACAAACATGGTGAGTATGGCCAAGCTCAGCGAAGCCAAACTGATGAATGGCGGTAAAACCACGCTGACAGATGTTTTTGAAAATACAACAATCGATGTGGGCAGTAAGACTAAGTCGGCTGAAATATCGATGGGATCGGCTGAGGCCATTTATAAGCAGGCCTATACCCGCGTTCAAAGTGTTTCTGGGGTCAATCTTGATGAAGAGGCGGCAAATCTGATGCGTTTTCAGCAGTCATATCAGGCCTCTGCGCGGATCATGACCACCGCCAATGAAATATTCAACACGCTATTTAGCTCACTGCGCTAG
- the flgL gene encoding flagellar hook-associated protein FlgL has product MRISTAQMFHQNINSVTQKQSQTSQIIEQLSTGKRVNTAGDDPVAAAGINNLNQKNSVVDQFLKNIDYAKNRLSISESKLGSAATLASSVREQVLRAVNGSLTDSDRQTVADEMRGSLEELMAIANSKDESGNYLFGGFNTGSQPFEFDASGNAVYHGDSGVRESVVASGTTIGANIPGDLAFMNAANGLGDYSVNYLATQTGEFNVESAKVTDPATHVPDTYTFNMVGNDLEVRDSTNAVVTTVTAFDPNTPVSFNGIEVKLDGKPAPGDSFTMEHAPEVSLLDTINSAIALIEDPNKVNTPAGKSELAQMLNNIDSGMNQLDLARGVAGNSLKSLDSYAATHEEEQIVNNSALSMLEDLDYAEAITQLEQQQQALNAASSVFTKVGTVSLFDYI; this is encoded by the coding sequence ATGCGAATTTCTACTGCGCAAATGTTTCACCAAAACATAAATAGCGTGACTCAAAAACAGTCGCAAACAAGTCAAATTATCGAGCAGTTATCGACAGGTAAACGCGTCAATACTGCTGGTGACGATCCTGTGGCAGCTGCAGGAATTAATAACTTGAATCAGAAAAACTCTGTTGTCGATCAGTTCCTAAAGAATATTGATTATGCCAAAAATCGATTGTCTATCTCTGAAAGTAAGCTTGGCAGTGCTGCAACGCTCGCAAGTAGCGTCAGAGAGCAGGTGCTAAGGGCGGTAAACGGCAGCTTGACCGATTCCGATCGGCAAACTGTTGCCGATGAGATGCGCGGCAGCCTCGAAGAGTTGATGGCGATAGCCAACAGTAAAGATGAATCGGGTAATTACCTGTTTGGTGGATTCAATACGGGTAGTCAGCCTTTTGAGTTCGATGCCAGCGGTAATGCGGTTTATCACGGCGATAGTGGCGTCAGAGAGAGTGTCGTTGCATCCGGCACGACTATTGGTGCCAATATCCCGGGTGATCTCGCTTTTATGAATGCAGCTAATGGCTTAGGAGATTACAGCGTCAATTATTTGGCTACACAAACTGGCGAATTCAATGTTGAAAGCGCCAAAGTCACAGATCCGGCAACACATGTGCCAGATACCTACACATTTAACATGGTGGGCAATGACTTAGAAGTCAGAGATTCGACAAATGCGGTCGTAACAACGGTTACCGCATTTGATCCCAACACTCCTGTATCGTTTAACGGTATAGAAGTGAAACTCGATGGTAAACCCGCGCCTGGTGACTCATTTACCATGGAACACGCACCAGAAGTGAGTTTGCTCGACACCATCAATAGTGCCATTGCGCTCATTGAGGATCCCAACAAGGTAAACACTCCAGCAGGAAAGTCTGAGTTGGCACAGATGTTGAATAACATCGACAGCGGAATGAATCAATTGGATCTTGCAAGAGGCGTAGCGGGTAATAGTTTAAAAAGCTTAGACAGTTATGCAGCAACCCATGAAGAAGAGCAGATTGTAAACAACTCGGCGTTATCTATGTTGGAAGATTTAGATTATGCCGAGGCGATAACGCAATTGGAGCAGCAGCAACAAGCTTTAAATGCCGCATCAAGTGTATTTACTAAGGTCGGCACCGTGTCACTGTTTGATTATATCTAG
- a CDS encoding flagellin N-terminal helical domain-containing protein, translated as MAITVNTNVTSMKAQKNLNTSSQGLATSMERLSSGLRINSAKDDAAGLAISNRLDSQVRGLDVGMRNANDAISIAQIAEGAMQEQTNMLQRMRDLTIQASNGANSTDDIASIQKEIDALATEITSIGNSTAFGNTKLLDGGFSAGKSFQVGHQKGEDISVKVSKVNSSSLAVGGLTLTNSANRQSALTKIDAAIKTIDTQRADLGAVQNRLAHNISNSANTQANVADAKSRIVDVDFAKETATMTKNQVLQQTGSAMLAQANQLPQVALSLLG; from the coding sequence ATGGCTATTACCGTTAATACAAACGTTACATCGATGAAAGCGCAGAAGAACCTCAATACGTCTAGCCAAGGCTTAGCGACATCTATGGAGCGCTTATCCAGTGGTCTTCGCATTAACAGTGCAAAAGACGATGCCGCAGGTTTGGCAATCTCTAACCGTCTAGATTCACAGGTTCGTGGTCTTGACGTAGGTATGCGAAATGCTAACGATGCCATTTCGATTGCTCAGATAGCTGAAGGCGCGATGCAGGAGCAAACCAACATGCTGCAGCGTATGCGTGATTTGACCATCCAAGCATCTAACGGTGCCAACAGCACAGACGATATTGCATCAATTCAAAAAGAGATCGATGCGTTAGCTACAGAAATTACTTCTATCGGTAATAGTACAGCGTTTGGTAATACTAAACTTTTAGATGGTGGTTTCTCGGCGGGTAAGAGCTTCCAAGTTGGACACCAGAAGGGCGAAGATATTAGTGTTAAGGTATCTAAAGTTAATTCTAGTTCACTTGCTGTTGGAGGTTTAACACTTACCAACTCTGCTAACCGCCAATCAGCATTAACCAAAATTGATGCTGCAATTAAAACCATCGATACTCAGCGTGCAGATTTAGGTGCGGTGCAAAATCGTCTAGCACACAACATCAGTAATAGTGCAAACACTCAGGCAAACGTGGCCGATGCTAAGAGCCGTATTGTAGATGTGGATTTTGCCAAAGAAACGGCAACGATGACAAAGAACCAGGTACTACAGCAAACGGGTAGCGCTATGCTTGCTCAGGCAAATCAGTTACCACAAGTTGCACTATCTCTTCTTGGCTAA
- a CDS encoding flagellin N-terminal helical domain-containing protein codes for MAITVNTNVTSMKAQKNLNASSQNLATSMERLSSGLRINSAKDDAAGLAISNRLDSQVRGLDVGMRNANDAISIAQISEGAMQEQTNMLQRMRDLTIQASNGANSSDDIASIKKEIDALAGEITSIGNTTAFGNTKLMNGDFSAGKSFQVGHQKGEDITVKVQKVNASSLAVGSLTLTNSANRQSALTKIDAAIKTIDSQRADLGAVQNRLSHNISNSANTQANVADAKSRIVDVDFAKETAAMTKNQVLQQTGSAMLAQANQLPQVALSLL; via the coding sequence ATGGCTATTACAGTAAATACAAACGTGACTTCGATGAAAGCGCAAAAGAACTTGAATGCTTCTAGCCAAAACTTGGCTACCTCAATGGAGCGTTTATCAAGTGGTCTTCGCATTAACAGTGCGAAAGACGATGCTGCGGGTCTTGCCATCTCTAACCGTTTAGACTCACAGGTTCGTGGTCTAGATGTCGGTATGCGTAATGCCAACGATGCCATTTCGATTGCGCAAATTTCAGAAGGTGCGATGCAGGAGCAAACAAACATGCTTCAGCGTATGCGTGACCTGACTATTCAGGCTTCTAACGGTGCCAACAGCAGTGACGATATTGCCTCTATTAAAAAAGAGATCGATGCCCTAGCGGGCGAAATTACCTCAATTGGTAATACCACTGCATTTGGTAACACTAAGCTGATGAATGGTGACTTCTCTGCGGGTAAGAGCTTCCAGGTAGGACATCAAAAAGGCGAAGACATTACGGTAAAAGTACAAAAAGTTAATGCGAGTTCGTTAGCGGTAGGTTCATTAACACTTACTAACTCAGCTAACCGTCAGTCAGCTTTAACTAAAATCGATGCTGCGATTAAAACCATCGATAGTCAGCGCGCTGATTTAGGTGCGGTGCAAAACCGTCTATCCCACAACATCAGTAACAGTGCTAACACTCAGGCCAACGTTGCCGATGCAAAGAGCCGTATCGTAGATGTGGACTTTGCAAAAGAAACGGCAGCAATGACGAAGAACCAAGTGCTACAGCAAACCGGTTCTGCGATGCTTGCACAGGCGAACCAGTTACCACAAGTTGCTTTGTCTCTTCTTTAA
- a CDS encoding flagellar protein FlaG: MDVSYASSANPAVVKLDVNNPALETEPSASFAQLNPSNDVLNETVVSEESEAQQEILHDVANELTDMMSLMRKGLAFKVDESSGQSVVSVMDVVSGDVIRQIPNEEALELAQKLAEVAGFLLKTEA; encoded by the coding sequence ATGGATGTAAGTTACGCAAGTTCAGCAAACCCTGCTGTGGTTAAGTTAGATGTAAATAACCCGGCTTTGGAGACCGAGCCATCGGCAAGCTTTGCGCAGCTCAATCCGAGCAATGACGTGCTAAATGAAACTGTGGTAAGTGAGGAGTCTGAAGCGCAACAAGAAATTCTGCATGATGTCGCTAATGAGCTTACTGATATGATGTCTCTAATGCGTAAAGGTTTGGCATTTAAAGTTGATGAGAGTTCAGGTCAAAGTGTCGTTAGCGTGATGGATGTCGTCTCTGGCGATGTGATCCGGCAGATCCCAAATGAAGAAGCATTGGAACTCGCACAAAAGCTTGCAGAAGTGGCGGGGTTCTTGCTTAAGACTGAAGCATAA
- the fliD gene encoding flagellar filament capping protein FliD produces the protein MALTATGIGSGLDINTIVKVLVDAEKIPKEAIFDKTEQTIESKVSAIGTLKSQLSTFQDALEKLSDPAALNIRKVSTGDSSYFTAAADKNAQSGSYQIQVEQLAAFHKVAGVNVADATAAVGQGKLELSVNGKAFSVDVEAGDSLETIAKKVNDSADNSGVTATIIKSDDGSRLVFSSDESGTDSQVSVVATDTVGSGINDMFGTGNLTELQAAQNAVIYIDGQKVTSQSNDVENAIAGVTLSLTDADVNKTSTLKIEQDNAAVKENVKGFVDAYNTLVESISNLSKYDTEKEEAAALQGDSMIRSIESQMRNMISNRVDVDGETIALYDIGIETDRYGKMSINDEKLDKVLAEDMGAVEGLFSTPDSGIATSLDNLVEGYVKAGGLIDSRDNALTNDKQRLDDQREAFSLKMEMLQARLFKQFNAMDLIVGQLNQQSAGLVDRLNSLPGVVSQ, from the coding sequence ATGGCATTAACAGCAACCGGTATAGGCTCCGGCTTAGATATCAATACCATTGTTAAGGTGTTGGTTGATGCCGAAAAAATACCCAAAGAAGCGATTTTCGACAAAACTGAGCAAACCATTGAATCTAAAGTATCTGCCATTGGTACACTTAAGAGCCAGTTGTCGACCTTCCAAGATGCCCTTGAAAAGCTCAGTGATCCCGCAGCGCTAAATATTCGTAAAGTTTCTACTGGTGATAGTAGCTATTTTACCGCTGCTGCGGATAAAAACGCGCAATCGGGCAGTTATCAAATACAGGTCGAGCAGTTAGCTGCATTTCATAAAGTTGCAGGCGTAAATGTGGCCGATGCAACTGCTGCAGTGGGACAAGGTAAGTTGGAGCTCTCTGTTAACGGCAAGGCATTTTCAGTTGACGTCGAAGCAGGCGATTCCTTAGAGACCATCGCTAAAAAAGTAAATGACTCCGCCGATAACTCAGGTGTGACTGCAACCATTATTAAGAGTGATGACGGTAGTCGCCTAGTCTTTAGCTCTGATGAGTCTGGTACAGATAGCCAAGTCAGCGTCGTCGCAACGGACACTGTCGGTTCAGGCATCAATGATATGTTTGGTACTGGCAATTTGACCGAGTTGCAAGCGGCCCAAAATGCAGTGATTTACATCGATGGTCAAAAAGTGACCTCGCAAAGTAATGATGTTGAAAATGCAATTGCAGGAGTGACCTTATCGCTTACCGATGCAGATGTGAATAAAACGTCAACCTTAAAAATTGAACAAGACAACGCAGCAGTAAAAGAGAACGTGAAGGGTTTTGTTGACGCTTATAATACTCTTGTCGAGTCAATTAGTAATTTGTCTAAATACGACACTGAGAAAGAAGAGGCTGCTGCATTACAAGGCGATTCAATGATCCGGTCTATTGAATCACAGATGCGTAATATGATCAGTAACCGCGTCGATGTCGATGGTGAAACTATCGCCCTTTATGACATAGGTATCGAGACTGACAGATACGGAAAAATGTCGATTAATGATGAAAAGCTCGATAAAGTACTGGCCGAGGATATGGGGGCCGTTGAGGGATTATTCAGTACTCCAGACTCCGGTATCGCAACCAGTTTAGATAACCTAGTTGAGGGTTACGTTAAGGCTGGTGGATTAATCGATAGCCGCGATAATGCATTAACGAATGACAAACAACGATTGGATGATCAGCGTGAGGCGTTCAGTTTAAAAATGGAGATGTTGCAAGCTCGATTATTTAAACAGTTTAACGCCATGGATTTGATTGTAGGACAGTTAAACCAGCAGAGTGCAGGGTTAGTCGATAGATTGAATTCTCTACCTGGCGTTGTTAGCCAGTAG
- the fliS gene encoding flagellar export chaperone FliS, with translation MRSSLQSYRKVSLESEIAVASPHRIIQMMFDGALQRIAQSRYAIENKDLANKGIFIGKAIGIITGLNNSLNMEAPGDVSKNLSELYDFMLRQLSEANLNNDVQALDNVSGIIRTIKEGWDAIPSEQHHIDSHANAV, from the coding sequence ATGAGAAGTTCTCTTCAATCATATCGCAAGGTTTCGCTAGAGAGCGAAATAGCAGTGGCGTCACCACATCGTATTATTCAGATGATGTTTGACGGCGCGCTTCAACGTATTGCTCAGAGTCGCTATGCGATTGAGAATAAAGACCTTGCTAATAAAGGTATATTTATTGGTAAAGCGATCGGCATCATTACTGGTTTAAACAATAGTTTGAACATGGAAGCGCCTGGTGATGTCTCTAAGAATCTTTCTGAGTTATATGATTTTATGTTGCGCCAGCTCTCTGAGGCTAATTTAAATAATGATGTGCAGGCGCTAGATAATGTCAGTGGTATCATCAGAACGATTAAAGAAGGTTGGGATGCAATTCCATCTGAGCAACATCATATCGATTCTCATGCCAATGCAGTGTAG
- a CDS encoding sigma-54 dependent transcriptional regulator — translation MMQTDQRILLVGNQSERINRLSCVFEFLGEQVELIDFDKLELHTKQTRFRAIVLPSENQPKELIQSLTGMLPWQPFLTLGERDDIKASNILGCIEEPLNYPQLTELLHFCQVYGQVKRPEIPTSANQTKLFRSLVGRSEGIASVRHLINQVSGSEATVLVLGQSGTGKEVVARNIHYISDRRDGPFIPVNCGAIPAELLESELFGHEKGSFTGAISARKGRFELAEKGTLFLDEIGDMPLQMQVKLLRVLQERMFERVGGSKSIAADVRVVAATHRNLETMIEEGGFREDLYYRLNVFPIEMPALCERKEDIPLLLQELVSRVYNEGRGRVRFTQRAIESLKEHAWSGNVRELSNLVERLTILYPGGLVDVNDLPIKYRHIDVPEYCVEISEEQQERDALASIFNDEEPIEIPETRFPSELPPEGVNLKDLLAELEIDMIRQALDQQDNVVARAAEMLGIRRTTLVEKMRKYGMGKD, via the coding sequence ATGATGCAAACAGATCAACGAATTCTACTTGTCGGTAACCAGTCTGAGCGAATTAATCGCTTGTCGTGTGTATTTGAGTTTTTAGGTGAGCAGGTTGAGTTAATCGATTTCGATAAACTTGAACTACACACTAAACAGACTCGCTTTCGCGCGATTGTTTTACCGTCTGAGAACCAACCTAAAGAACTTATTCAGTCTTTAACTGGTATGCTTCCATGGCAACCTTTTTTGACGCTAGGGGAAAGAGACGACATTAAAGCGTCGAATATTCTCGGCTGCATCGAAGAGCCACTGAACTACCCTCAATTAACTGAACTGCTGCATTTTTGTCAGGTCTATGGACAAGTTAAACGTCCAGAGATCCCAACAAGTGCTAATCAGACTAAGTTGTTTAGAAGTTTAGTCGGCCGCAGTGAGGGGATCGCCAGTGTCCGCCATCTGATTAATCAAGTTTCTGGCTCTGAAGCCACTGTTCTAGTACTTGGTCAATCGGGTACAGGTAAAGAGGTGGTTGCCCGTAATATTCACTATATCTCAGATCGCCGTGATGGCCCGTTTATTCCGGTCAACTGCGGTGCGATCCCGGCTGAGTTATTAGAAAGTGAACTTTTTGGCCACGAAAAAGGCTCATTTACTGGCGCAATTAGCGCTCGTAAAGGTCGTTTCGAACTCGCCGAAAAAGGGACGCTATTTCTAGACGAGATTGGCGATATGCCTTTGCAGATGCAGGTTAAACTACTGCGAGTTTTGCAAGAGCGTATGTTTGAGCGCGTAGGTGGAAGTAAATCTATTGCTGCCGATGTACGCGTTGTCGCTGCAACTCATCGAAATTTAGAAACGATGATTGAAGAGGGTGGCTTTAGAGAAGATCTTTATTACAGATTGAATGTTTTCCCGATTGAAATGCCTGCTTTGTGTGAGCGAAAAGAAGATATTCCACTCTTGTTACAAGAGTTAGTGAGTCGCGTTTATAACGAAGGTCGTGGTCGAGTTCGTTTCACTCAGCGGGCTATCGAGTCACTGAAAGAACATGCTTGGTCCGGTAACGTGCGAGAGCTATCAAACCTAGTCGAGCGTTTAACCATCCTCTATCCAGGTGGGTTAGTCGATGTTAATGACCTACCAATCAAGTATCGTCATATCGATGTACCTGAGTATTGCGTCGAAATCAGTGAAGAGCAGCAAGAGCGTGATGCCTTAGCCTCTATCTTTAATGATGAAGAGCCTATCGAGATCCCTGAAACGCGATTCCCAAGTGAATTGCCACCTGAAGGGGTAAACTTGAAAGACTTACTGGCTGAACTTGAGATTGACATGATCAGGCAAGCTCTAGATCAGCAAGATAACGTCGTTGCTCGAGCAGCAGAAATGCTTGGGATCCGCCGTACGACTCTGGTTGAGAAAATGCGTAAGTACGGCATGGGTAAAGATTGA
- a CDS encoding sensor histidine kinase codes for MSAILKPQLDTTDVTNVTDATHASVAKRPQLVDVQQAANMSNRMEHILQAMPSGVVIINGDGIVTEANPVAIELLGTPLEGQRWLQIINRAFSPQDDDGHEVSLRNGRRVKLAITPLTPEPGQLIVLTDLTETRLLQKNLSHLQRLSALGKMVATLAHQVRTPLSAALLYASNLASPRISDDARKRFQGKLVDRLNELEHQVNDMLLMAKGRQQELDTILQIDEVVDNVLSNCQPIAEQKNCRLVFNNESKQKIRANDAALCSAINNLVMNSIEAGANQITLRAFDTQTALHLDVIDNGKGLDAAMQKKVLEPFFTTKSQGTGLGLAVVQSVVNNHGGMMQFSCHPGNGCTASLKFPLITAINNKEVLGDNQHV; via the coding sequence ATGTCCGCTATTCTGAAGCCACAACTCGATACAACTGATGTAACTAACGTCACTGATGCAACTCATGCAAGTGTGGCGAAGCGTCCACAGTTGGTTGATGTTCAGCAAGCCGCGAATATGTCTAATCGTATGGAGCATATCCTCCAAGCCATGCCCTCAGGAGTCGTGATCATCAATGGCGATGGTATTGTTACCGAAGCGAACCCAGTCGCAATTGAACTTTTAGGCACTCCTTTAGAAGGGCAGCGTTGGTTGCAAATTATCAATCGGGCGTTTTCGCCACAAGATGATGATGGCCATGAAGTGTCACTGCGTAACGGTCGTCGAGTTAAGCTCGCTATTACGCCGTTGACGCCAGAGCCCGGTCAGCTAATTGTATTAACCGATCTAACTGAAACTCGACTACTGCAAAAGAACTTGTCGCACCTGCAAAGGTTGTCGGCACTGGGTAAAATGGTGGCAACACTTGCGCACCAAGTCAGAACGCCGTTGAGTGCAGCGCTATTGTATGCCTCTAACCTTGCAAGCCCGAGAATATCCGATGACGCTAGAAAACGTTTTCAAGGCAAGCTAGTCGATAGACTCAATGAATTAGAGCATCAGGTTAACGATATGCTGTTAATGGCCAAAGGTCGCCAGCAGGAGCTCGATACTATCTTACAGATCGATGAAGTGGTTGATAATGTGCTGAGTAACTGCCAACCGATAGCGGAGCAGAAAAACTGCAGGCTGGTCTTTAATAATGAGTCCAAACAGAAGATCCGCGCCAATGATGCCGCGCTTTGTTCGGCGATAAATAATTTAGTCATGAACAGCATCGAAGCCGGTGCAAACCAAATCACTCTGCGTGCATTCGATACTCAAACAGCGCTGCATCTCGATGTGATTGACAATGGCAAGGGACTCGATGCCGCTATGCAGAAAAAGGTTCTTGAGCCATTTTTTACCACTAAGTCACAAGGTACAGGTCTTGGCCTCGCGGTCGTGCAATCGGTTGTCAATAACCACGGTGGAATGATGCAGTTCAGTTGTCATCCAGGTAATGGCTGCACTGCGTCATTGAAGTTCCCATTGATCACGGCCATTAA